The following proteins come from a genomic window of Cronobacter muytjensii ATCC 51329:
- the pyrG gene encoding glutamine hydrolyzing CTP synthase: MTTNYIFVTGGVVSSLGKGIAAASLAAILEARGLNVTIMKLDPYINVDPGTMSPIQHGEVFVTEDGAETDLDLGHYERFIRTRMTRRNNFTTGRIYSEVLRKERRGDYLGATVQVIPHITNAIKERILAGGEGHDVVLVEIGGTVGDIESLPFLEAIRQMAVEVGREHTMFMHLTLVPYMAAAGEVKTKPTQHSVKELLSIGIQPDVLICRSDRAVPANERAKIALFCNVPEKAVISLKDVDSIYKIPGLLKSQGLDDYICKRFSLNCPEANLSEWEQVIYEEANPAGEVTIGMVGKYIELPDAYKSVIEALKHGGLKNRVTVNIKLIDSQDVETRGEELLKGLDAILIPGGFGYRGVEGKIATARYARENNIPYLGICLGMQVAMIEFARHVAGMENANSTEFVPDCKYPVVALITEWRDENGNIETRTEKSDLGGTMRLGAQQCQLSDDSLVRKLYGEPTIVERHRHRYEVNNMLLKQIEAAGLRVAGRSGDDQLVEIIEVPNHPWFVACQFHPEFTSTPRDGHPLFAGFVKAASEYQKRQAK, from the coding sequence ATGACAACGAACTATATTTTTGTGACCGGCGGGGTCGTTTCCTCTCTGGGTAAAGGCATTGCCGCAGCCTCCCTCGCAGCTATTCTTGAAGCCCGTGGCCTCAACGTGACTATCATGAAACTGGATCCGTATATTAACGTCGATCCAGGCACCATGAGCCCGATCCAACACGGGGAAGTGTTCGTTACTGAAGACGGCGCCGAAACCGATCTGGACCTGGGCCATTACGAGCGTTTTATCCGCACCCGCATGACGCGCCGCAACAACTTCACGACAGGTCGTATCTACTCTGAAGTGCTGCGCAAAGAGCGTCGCGGCGACTACCTGGGCGCCACCGTTCAGGTTATTCCGCACATCACTAACGCTATCAAAGAACGCATCCTGGCGGGCGGCGAAGGCCATGACGTGGTTCTCGTCGAAATCGGCGGCACCGTGGGCGATATCGAATCCCTGCCGTTCCTTGAGGCGATTCGCCAGATGGCGGTTGAAGTGGGCCGCGAGCACACCATGTTTATGCACCTGACGCTGGTGCCGTACATGGCGGCCGCAGGTGAGGTGAAAACCAAGCCGACCCAGCACTCTGTTAAGGAACTGCTCTCTATCGGTATTCAGCCGGACGTGCTGATTTGCCGCTCCGATCGCGCTGTACCGGCCAACGAACGCGCCAAGATTGCGTTGTTCTGTAACGTTCCGGAAAAAGCGGTTATTTCTCTGAAAGATGTCGATTCTATCTATAAAATTCCGGGCCTGTTGAAATCGCAGGGGCTGGACGATTATATTTGTAAACGATTCAGCCTGAACTGTCCGGAAGCTAACCTGTCTGAATGGGAACAGGTTATTTATGAAGAAGCGAATCCGGCGGGCGAAGTCACTATCGGTATGGTCGGCAAGTACATTGAACTGCCGGATGCCTATAAGTCGGTTATCGAGGCCCTGAAACACGGCGGCCTGAAGAACCGTGTGACCGTTAACATCAAGCTTATCGATTCACAGGACGTAGAAACGCGCGGCGAAGAACTGCTGAAAGGTCTGGACGCTATCCTGATCCCTGGCGGCTTCGGCTACCGCGGCGTGGAGGGCAAAATCGCCACCGCGCGTTACGCCCGTGAAAACAACATTCCTTACCTCGGCATTTGCCTCGGTATGCAGGTTGCGATGATTGAATTTGCACGTCACGTCGCCGGTATGGAGAACGCCAACTCCACCGAATTTGTGCCAGACTGTAAGTACCCGGTCGTGGCGTTAATCACCGAATGGCGTGATGAAAACGGTAATATCGAGACGCGCACTGAAAAGAGCGATCTCGGCGGAACGATGCGTCTGGGCGCGCAGCAGTGCCAGCTGTCTGACGACAGCCTGGTGCGCAAGCTTTACGGCGAACCCACGATTGTTGAACGCCACCGCCACCGTTATGAAGTCAACAATATGTTGTTGAAGCAGATTGAAGCAGCTGGCCTGCGCGTTGCGGGCCGTTCCGGGGATGATCAGTTGGTCGAGATCATCGAGGTGCCGAATCATCCGTGGTTCGTCGCCTGTCAGTTCCACCCGGAGTTTACTTCCACGCCGCGTGACGGGCACCCGCTGTTTGCAGGCTTCGTAAAAGCCGCCAGCGAGTATCAGAAACGCCAGGCGAAGTAA
- the eno gene encoding phosphopyruvate hydratase, whose translation MSKIVKVIGREIIDSRGNPTVEAEVHLEGGFVGMAAAPSGASTGSREALELRDGDKSRFLGKGVTKAVGAVNGPIAQAIVGKDAKDQAGIDKIMIDLDGTENKSNFGANAILAVSLAAAKAAAASKGMPLYEHIAELNGTPGKFSMPVPMMNIINGGEHADNNVDIQEFMIQPVGASSVKEAIRMGSEVFHHLAKVLKGKGMNTAVGDEGGYAPNLGSNAEALAVIAEAVKAAGYELGKDITLAMDCAASEFYKDGKYVLAGEGNKAFTSEEFTHFLEDLTKQYPIVSIEDGLDESDWDGFAYQTKVLGDKIQLVGDDLFVTNTKILKEGIEKGIANSILIKFNQIGSLTETLAAIKMAKDAGYTAVISHRSGETEDATIADLAVGTAAGQIKTGSMSRSDRVAKYNQLIRIEEALGEKAPYNGRKEIKGQA comes from the coding sequence ATGTCCAAAATTGTTAAAGTCATCGGTCGTGAAATCATCGACTCCCGTGGTAACCCGACTGTTGAAGCCGAAGTTCACCTGGAAGGCGGTTTCGTAGGTATGGCTGCTGCCCCGTCAGGTGCTTCTACGGGTTCCCGCGAAGCGCTGGAACTGCGCGATGGCGACAAATCCCGTTTCCTGGGCAAAGGCGTAACCAAAGCGGTTGGCGCGGTTAACGGCCCGATCGCTCAGGCTATCGTTGGCAAAGATGCTAAAGATCAGGCTGGTATCGACAAGATCATGATCGATCTGGACGGTACTGAAAACAAATCTAACTTCGGTGCAAACGCCATTCTGGCGGTTTCCCTGGCTGCTGCTAAAGCTGCTGCTGCTTCCAAAGGCATGCCGCTGTACGAGCACATCGCTGAACTGAACGGCACCCCGGGCAAATTCTCCATGCCGGTTCCGATGATGAACATCATCAACGGCGGTGAGCACGCTGACAACAACGTTGATATCCAGGAATTCATGATCCAGCCGGTTGGCGCTTCCAGCGTTAAAGAAGCTATCCGTATGGGTTCTGAAGTTTTCCATCACCTGGCGAAAGTGCTGAAAGGCAAAGGCATGAACACCGCGGTAGGTGACGAAGGCGGCTATGCGCCGAACCTGGGCTCCAACGCCGAAGCGCTGGCTGTTATCGCTGAAGCGGTAAAAGCAGCAGGCTACGAGCTGGGCAAAGACATCACCCTGGCGATGGACTGCGCAGCGTCTGAATTCTACAAAGACGGCAAATACGTTCTGGCTGGCGAAGGCAACAAAGCATTCACCTCTGAAGAATTCACTCACTTCCTGGAAGACCTGACCAAACAGTACCCGATCGTGTCTATCGAAGACGGTCTGGACGAGTCTGACTGGGACGGTTTTGCTTACCAGACCAAAGTGCTGGGCGACAAAATCCAGCTGGTGGGCGACGACCTGTTCGTAACCAACACCAAAATCCTGAAAGAAGGCATCGAGAAAGGCATCGCTAACTCCATCCTGATCAAATTCAACCAGATCGGTTCTCTGACCGAAACGCTGGCTGCAATCAAGATGGCGAAAGACGCTGGCTATACCGCTGTTATCTCTCACCGTTCTGGCGAAACTGAAGACGCGACCATTGCCGACTTGGCAGTAGGTACCGCTGCAGGCCAGATCAAAACCGGTTCCATGAGCCGTTCTGACCGCGTGGCTAAATACAACCAGCTGATTCGTATCGAAGAAGCGCTGGGCGAAAAAGCACCGTACAACGGTCGTAAAGAGATCAAAGGCCAGGCATAA
- a CDS encoding MurR/RpiR family transcriptional regulator: MSDNENLLLKLRQELSGFSPTQRKLGEYVLSEPARVLYLTITELARESDTSEASVTRLCRTLGCKGYNEFKMALALDVQRTQAPRAQNGDALDALVEESVQALRDTARLLDRAKLEAAARALHHARSVQIYGVAASAIVGEYLHYKLLRLGKPAQRFSDMHRASMNAATLHETDLVVAISSSGSTRDLLHAVKLARQSGAPVLTLSNTSRSPLASISDMLLVAAKPEGPLNAGALDTKVGAMLLVELLTASLIATDSDYGETSQQTASATLPLLL, encoded by the coding sequence ATGTCTGACAATGAAAATCTACTGCTTAAGCTGCGTCAGGAGCTTTCTGGCTTTAGCCCAACGCAGCGCAAACTCGGCGAATATGTGCTGAGCGAGCCTGCGCGCGTGCTCTATCTCACTATTACGGAACTGGCCCGCGAGAGCGACACCAGCGAGGCCAGCGTCACCCGTCTGTGCCGCACGCTGGGTTGCAAAGGCTATAACGAGTTTAAAATGGCGCTCGCGCTGGATGTCCAGCGCACTCAGGCGCCCCGCGCGCAAAACGGCGACGCGCTGGACGCGCTGGTGGAGGAGTCGGTACAGGCGCTGCGTGACACCGCGCGACTGCTGGACCGCGCGAAGCTTGAAGCCGCAGCCCGGGCGCTGCATCATGCCCGTTCGGTGCAGATTTACGGCGTTGCCGCGAGCGCGATTGTGGGCGAGTATTTACATTACAAACTGCTGCGGCTCGGTAAACCGGCGCAGCGCTTTAGCGATATGCACCGGGCGTCGATGAACGCGGCAACGCTTCACGAAACAGACCTGGTGGTCGCCATTTCCAGCTCCGGCTCTACGCGCGATCTGCTGCATGCCGTGAAACTCGCCCGTCAGTCGGGCGCGCCTGTACTCACGCTCAGTAACACATCGCGCAGCCCGCTGGCGTCAATCAGCGATATGCTGCTGGTGGCGGCCAAACCGGAAGGCCCGCTGAATGCCGGCGCGCTGGATACGAAGGTAGGGGCGATGCTGCTGGTGGAGCTGTTAACCGCCTCGCTGATAGCCACAGACAGCGATTACGGTGAAACCAGCCAGCAAACCGCCAGCGCGACGCTGCCTCTGCTGCTGTAA
- the mazG gene encoding nucleoside triphosphate pyrophosphohydrolase, which translates to MTQIDRLLGIMQRLRDPQTGCPWDKEQTYATIAPYTLEETYEVLDAIAREDFDDLRGELGDLLFQVVFYAQMAQEEGRFNFEDICAAISDKLERRHPHIFGDAAFSDSTEVLANWEKTKSAERAEKAQHSALDDIPESLPALMRAHKIQKRCSAVGFDWTSLGPVVDKVHEEIDEVMHEAQQAVIDEAKLEEEIGDLLFATVNLSRHLGAKAETALQKANRKFERRFRQVEAIIRAQGLEMTQASLDQMESAWQTVKRQEIDS; encoded by the coding sequence ATGACTCAAATCGACCGCCTGCTCGGCATTATGCAGCGCCTTCGCGATCCGCAAACCGGCTGTCCGTGGGATAAAGAGCAAACTTACGCCACCATCGCCCCTTACACCCTTGAAGAAACCTACGAAGTGCTGGACGCCATCGCGCGTGAAGACTTCGACGATCTGCGTGGCGAATTGGGCGATCTGCTCTTTCAGGTCGTGTTTTACGCCCAGATGGCGCAAGAGGAAGGGCGATTTAATTTCGAGGATATCTGCGCCGCCATCAGCGATAAACTGGAGCGCCGCCACCCGCATATCTTTGGCGACGCCGCTTTCAGCGACAGTACAGAAGTGCTGGCTAACTGGGAGAAAACCAAAAGCGCCGAGCGCGCGGAAAAAGCGCAGCATTCGGCGCTGGACGACATTCCCGAAAGCCTCCCGGCGCTGATGCGCGCTCATAAAATCCAGAAACGCTGTTCTGCGGTCGGCTTTGACTGGACCTCTCTGGGGCCGGTCGTCGATAAAGTGCACGAAGAGATCGACGAAGTGATGCATGAGGCGCAGCAGGCTGTTATCGACGAGGCGAAGCTCGAAGAGGAAATCGGCGATTTACTGTTCGCGACCGTTAATCTTTCCCGACATCTGGGCGCGAAAGCCGAAACGGCGCTGCAAAAAGCTAACCGCAAATTTGAACGGCGATTCCGCCAGGTTGAGGCGATTATTCGCGCGCAGGGCCTGGAAATGACGCAGGCGAGCCTCGATCAAATGGAATCGGCGTGGCAAACCGTTAAACGCCAGGAAATTGATAGTTAA